One window of the Natronomonas marina genome contains the following:
- a CDS encoding DUF373 family protein, with protein MSTLVVCVDREGGLGPVSPVVGWEAVQALVTDVGVDDPEDSRVNCLLETLRVARDLRDEGEESIVAVVSGGGDGVDSDRAVARQTDQLVEEYAPDAAIVVTDSASDERLVPIIESRVRVDAVDRVVVRQSHDIQSTYYLLKQFLGDEELRGTVLVPIGAALLAFPVLLLLADSVTVALSAIAAVIGTFLLYKGLGIDDFVSTLPGRVRDAFYSGQVSLVTYVVGAGLALIGVFAGGISANGMETTSELLLGLRFIYASIPWFAAAALAAATGRLIDALLGEQGVSSALLNLPFGVVAIGLVVRGFTGYFLERAGVFASISVPPVTLGAVSVEGFVLSIWSRLAVYVAAGILVSLLGVAFASRMNGTETGLDELPE; from the coding sequence GTGAGCACGCTGGTGGTCTGTGTCGACCGAGAGGGCGGGCTCGGTCCGGTCAGTCCCGTCGTCGGCTGGGAGGCAGTCCAGGCGCTGGTCACCGACGTCGGGGTCGACGACCCCGAGGACAGCCGCGTCAACTGCCTGCTGGAGACGCTCCGGGTCGCCCGCGACCTCCGGGACGAGGGTGAGGAATCCATCGTCGCCGTCGTCTCCGGCGGCGGTGACGGCGTCGACAGCGACCGCGCCGTCGCCCGCCAGACCGACCAGCTCGTCGAGGAGTACGCCCCCGATGCGGCCATCGTCGTCACCGACTCCGCCAGCGACGAGCGGCTCGTCCCGATAATCGAGAGCCGGGTCCGCGTCGACGCCGTCGACCGCGTCGTCGTCCGGCAGTCCCACGACATCCAGTCGACCTACTACCTGCTGAAGCAGTTCCTGGGCGATGAGGAGCTACGGGGGACCGTGCTGGTTCCCATCGGTGCGGCCCTGCTGGCGTTCCCGGTGTTGCTCCTCCTCGCCGACAGCGTGACCGTCGCGCTGTCGGCCATCGCTGCCGTCATCGGTACCTTCCTCCTCTACAAGGGACTCGGCATCGACGACTTCGTCTCGACGCTCCCGGGTCGGGTCCGGGACGCCTTCTACTCCGGGCAGGTGTCGCTCGTCACCTACGTCGTCGGTGCGGGGCTCGCGCTCATCGGCGTCTTCGCCGGCGGAATCAGTGCCAACGGGATGGAGACGACGAGTGAACTCCTGCTCGGGCTCCGGTTCATCTACGCCAGCATCCCCTGGTTCGCCGCGGCCGCACTCGCGGCGGCGACCGGTCGCCTCATCGACGCCCTGCTCGGCGAGCAAGGGGTTTCCAGCGCACTCCTGAACCTGCCGTTCGGGGTCGTCGCTATCGGCTTGGTCGTACGCGGCTTCACGGGCTACTTCCTCGAGCGTGCCGGCGTCTTCGCCTCCATATCGGTCCCGCCGGTCACGCTCGGCGCAGTCTCGGTCGAGGGGTTCGTCCTCTCGATTTGGTCCCGTCTGGCGGTGTACGTCGCGGCCGGCATCCTCGTCAGTCTGCTCGGCGTCGCGTTCGCCTCCCGGATGAACGGGACCGAGACCGGGCTCGACGAACTCCCGGAGTGA
- the sppA gene encoding signal peptide peptidase SppA → MTELRDLTRTAVALLVAAIAAVVGWVLFFRTPDSTAELLGVLLVVGTVLVGLRIGGNVARNVLPGYNVAEVAVEGPITRDSGGFPPGSPGRPDADDVVDLLERADDDENADALLLRLNTPGGAVVPSDDIRLAAERFDGPTVAYATDVCASGGYWIASGCDELWAREGSIVGSIGVRGSRLTASELLEKAGLEYEQLAAGEYKEAGSPFTDLEEDERAYLQGIVDDYYDQFVETAAEGRGIEEATLRETEAKVFLGEEAHEMGLVDDLGPREDVEERLEELLGTEVETTELEPTVSVAARLRGGAERVAYAVGAGIAGQFADADGEFRFRL, encoded by the coding sequence ATGACCGAACTGAGGGATCTGACCCGGACGGCTGTCGCGCTTCTCGTCGCGGCCATCGCGGCCGTCGTCGGATGGGTACTGTTCTTTCGAACGCCGGACTCGACCGCCGAGTTGCTCGGCGTCCTTCTGGTCGTTGGGACCGTACTCGTCGGTCTCCGCATCGGCGGCAACGTCGCCCGGAACGTCCTGCCGGGGTACAACGTCGCGGAGGTGGCCGTCGAGGGGCCGATAACCCGGGACTCGGGCGGGTTCCCGCCCGGTTCGCCCGGCAGGCCCGACGCCGACGACGTCGTCGACCTTCTCGAGCGGGCCGACGACGACGAGAACGCCGACGCGCTGTTGCTCCGGCTGAACACCCCCGGCGGCGCCGTCGTCCCGAGCGACGACATCCGGCTCGCCGCCGAACGGTTCGACGGGCCGACGGTGGCCTACGCGACCGACGTCTGTGCCAGTGGCGGCTACTGGATAGCCAGCGGCTGCGACGAACTGTGGGCCCGCGAGGGATCTATCGTCGGCTCCATCGGCGTTCGCGGCTCGCGGCTGACTGCCTCGGAGCTGCTCGAGAAGGCCGGACTGGAGTACGAACAGCTCGCCGCTGGCGAGTACAAGGAGGCCGGGTCCCCGTTCACCGACCTCGAGGAGGACGAGCGGGCGTACCTGCAGGGCATCGTCGACGACTACTACGACCAGTTCGTCGAGACCGCCGCCGAGGGTCGCGGTATCGAGGAGGCGACGCTCCGCGAGACCGAAGCCAAGGTGTTCCTCGGCGAGGAGGCCCACGAAATGGGTCTCGTCGACGATCTCGGCCCACGCGAGGACGTCGAGGAGCGACTCGAGGAACTGCTGGGCACCGAGGTCGAGACGACCGAACTGGAGCCGACCGTAAGCGTCGCCGCCCGGCTCCGGGGCGGCGCCGAGCGGGTCGCCTACGCCGTCGGTGCCGGTATCGCCGGCCAGTTCGCCGACGCCGACGGCGAGTTCCGCTTCCGCCTGTAG
- a CDS encoding PUA domain-containing protein has protein sequence MERGLDALETIADYQFGRGAGAALFDGSVEIRRTSSGRPQQVLVDGERVVSYGTDGRFTLGAAGGRRLQRTLDPPAYRVIVGDDSEPFVRDGKNVFAKFVREVDLVVRPGDEVLVEHYDGDLLAVGRAELSADAMRDFETGMAVSVREGVPGDQ, from the coding sequence ATGGAGCGTGGGCTCGACGCCCTGGAGACGATCGCCGACTACCAGTTCGGCCGCGGAGCGGGGGCGGCGCTGTTCGACGGGTCCGTCGAGATCCGGCGGACGAGTTCCGGTCGGCCCCAGCAGGTACTCGTCGACGGCGAGCGGGTCGTCTCCTACGGGACCGACGGCCGGTTCACGCTCGGGGCGGCCGGCGGCCGACGGCTCCAGCGGACGCTCGACCCCCCGGCCTACCGGGTGATCGTCGGCGACGACAGCGAACCGTTCGTCCGCGACGGGAAGAACGTCTTTGCGAAGTTCGTCCGGGAGGTCGACCTGGTCGTCCGTCCGGGCGACGAGGTGCTCGTCGAACACTACGACGGCGACCTGCTCGCCGTCGGGCGCGCGGAACTGTCCGCCGACGCTATGAGGGACTTCGAGACCGGAATGGCCGTCTCGGTCCGCGAAGGCGTACCCGGCGACCAGTAA
- a CDS encoding nascent polypeptide-associated complex protein yields the protein MFGGGGGMNPRKMKQMMNQMGIDLTDIDAEEVIIRTEDTEYVFHDADVQRMDAQGQQTYQVVGEPDERPRGDGETIETDDDDGDADADAGGSEIADQDVEIVAQRAGVSESEAREALEETGDLAAAVQRLESE from the coding sequence ATGTTCGGAGGAGGCGGCGGGATGAACCCGCGCAAGATGAAGCAGATGATGAACCAGATGGGTATCGACCTCACCGACATCGACGCCGAGGAGGTCATCATCCGCACCGAGGACACCGAGTACGTCTTCCACGACGCCGACGTCCAGCGGATGGACGCCCAGGGCCAGCAGACCTACCAGGTCGTCGGGGAACCCGACGAGCGGCCGCGAGGCGACGGCGAGACAATCGAGACGGACGACGACGACGGCGACGCCGACGCTGACGCCGGCGGCTCGGAGATTGCCGATCAGGACGTCGAAATCGTCGCCCAGCGGGCCGGCGTCTCCGAGTCCGAGGCGCGAGAGGCCCTCGAGGAGACCGGTGACCTCGCCGCTGCGGTCCAGCGCCTCGAGTCGGAGTGA
- a CDS encoding methyltransferase domain-containing protein produces MSDRRVLLVRGNREFLLEPGETLESDLGVLELPEDVEPGTTVETHLGEPFEVRRLRGTDLFDHLERTGAPMMPRDVGLVVGHTGLAAGDSVLDAGTGTGVLAAYLGRLGAEVTTYERDPEFAEVARANMDLAGVTDRVEVRTGDLLEALDDIEKTFDLLTLDTADAAAVVERAPDLLEPGGFVATYTPFVESARDCVEAAREAGLSSVESLETIQREMEFDDRGSRPSTAGVGHTGYLTFARFTPRLE; encoded by the coding sequence GTGAGCGACCGACGAGTACTGCTCGTCCGGGGCAACCGGGAGTTCCTGCTGGAACCGGGCGAGACGCTGGAGTCCGACCTCGGCGTCCTCGAACTCCCCGAGGACGTCGAACCCGGAACGACCGTCGAGACGCATCTCGGCGAACCATTCGAGGTGCGCCGCCTCCGGGGGACGGACCTCTTCGACCACCTCGAGCGAACGGGCGCGCCGATGATGCCCCGCGACGTCGGTCTGGTGGTGGGGCACACCGGCCTGGCGGCGGGCGACAGCGTCCTCGACGCCGGGACCGGGACCGGCGTGCTCGCGGCGTACCTCGGCCGTCTCGGTGCCGAGGTGACCACCTACGAGCGGGACCCCGAGTTCGCCGAGGTGGCGCGGGCGAACATGGACCTGGCCGGTGTGACCGACCGCGTCGAGGTCCGGACCGGCGACCTGCTGGAGGCGCTGGACGACATCGAGAAGACGTTCGACCTCCTGACGCTGGACACCGCCGACGCGGCCGCCGTCGTCGAGCGCGCGCCCGACCTCCTCGAACCCGGCGGGTTCGTGGCGACGTACACGCCGTTCGTCGAGTCGGCCCGCGACTGCGTCGAGGCCGCACGCGAGGCCGGGCTCTCGTCGGTGGAGTCCCTGGAGACCATCCAGCGCGAGATGGAGTTCGACGACCGTGGCTCGCGCCCCTCGACGGCCGGCGTCGGTCACACCGGCTACCTGACGTTCGCCCGCTTTACTCCACGGCTCGAATGA
- a CDS encoding transcription factor S — protein sequence MEFCDECGSMMHGEDGVWVCRSCGFEKARDAGTESAMTTTEGQDTDSGPVDMSEVDDEEIGPTTEVRCPECGHDRARYEMKQIRAADESETRFFTCTECEHKWREDDH from the coding sequence ATGGAGTTTTGCGACGAGTGCGGTTCGATGATGCACGGCGAGGACGGGGTGTGGGTCTGTCGTTCCTGCGGCTTCGAGAAGGCCCGCGACGCCGGCACCGAGAGCGCGATGACGACGACGGAAGGACAGGACACCGACAGCGGTCCCGTCGACATGTCCGAGGTCGACGACGAGGAGATCGGCCCGACGACCGAGGTTCGCTGTCCCGAGTGCGGCCACGACCGGGCCCGCTACGAGATGAAGCAGATCCGGGCCGCCGACGAGTCCGAGACCCGGTTTTTCACCTGCACCGAGTGCGAGCACAAGTGGCGCGAGGACGATCACTAG
- a CDS encoding MFS transporter: MFGTDRRVVVLALARMADAVANSFLIIVLPLYIGSGELVVPLEGATVAGYPLTLELLIGFALSLFGFLNSSFQPLTGRVSDRTGRRKVFILFGLAVLSVTAVAYAFVDTYEALVVVRAIQGLGGAFVIPTTIALVNDLARSDAQRGGNFGVFNTFRLLGFGFGPIVAGLVVRGGPYRPGDLFLSGFDAAFGVAVFGALVSFTLVLVLIDEPDITTADTGDDLSVSVRGDEREQLLDPVFVLGLGTFFMAVTIALYATLQEPINARLGQGPLWFGVQFAAVVIANVVLQVPIGRAADRLGRKPFLVGGLVLLAPAVLAQGLVTSPWTMLVARLFHGVSVAMVFAPGLAAAGDLAEEGKSGTTLSVLTMAFGFGTAVGPLASGVLFGYGFVVPFAFGAVLAVAALVLVATQVEETLDGARFSTFVPGED; encoded by the coding sequence ATGTTCGGGACGGACCGCCGTGTGGTCGTCTTGGCGCTGGCCCGCATGGCCGACGCCGTCGCGAACTCGTTTCTCATCATCGTGTTGCCGCTGTACATCGGCAGCGGCGAACTGGTCGTGCCGCTGGAGGGTGCGACGGTGGCCGGCTACCCGCTGACCCTCGAGTTGCTCATCGGCTTCGCGCTGTCGCTTTTCGGCTTCCTCAACAGCTCCTTCCAGCCGCTGACGGGTCGGGTCTCCGACCGTACCGGTCGCCGGAAGGTGTTCATCCTGTTCGGACTGGCGGTGCTGTCGGTGACGGCCGTCGCCTACGCCTTCGTCGACACCTACGAGGCGCTGGTCGTCGTCCGGGCGATACAGGGCCTCGGCGGCGCGTTCGTCATCCCGACGACCATCGCGCTGGTGAACGACCTGGCCAGAAGCGACGCCCAGCGGGGCGGCAACTTCGGCGTGTTCAACACCTTCCGGCTTCTCGGGTTCGGGTTCGGTCCCATCGTCGCCGGACTCGTCGTCAGGGGCGGCCCCTACCGGCCGGGCGATCTCTTCCTGTCGGGATTCGACGCCGCCTTCGGCGTCGCCGTCTTCGGGGCGCTGGTCAGCTTCACGCTCGTACTCGTGCTCATCGACGAACCCGACATCACGACGGCCGACACCGGCGACGACCTCTCGGTTTCGGTCCGGGGCGACGAGCGCGAGCAGTTGCTCGACCCCGTCTTCGTTCTGGGGCTGGGCACCTTCTTCATGGCGGTCACCATCGCCCTGTACGCCACCCTGCAGGAGCCCATCAACGCCCGCCTCGGCCAGGGCCCGCTGTGGTTCGGCGTCCAGTTCGCCGCCGTCGTCATCGCCAACGTGGTCCTGCAGGTGCCCATCGGCCGCGCGGCCGACCGCCTCGGCCGCAAGCCGTTCCTCGTGGGTGGCCTGGTCCTTCTGGCCCCGGCCGTCCTCGCGCAGGGACTGGTCACCTCGCCGTGGACGATGCTCGTCGCCCGTCTTTTCCACGGTGTCTCGGTGGCGATGGTGTTCGCGCCGGGCCTGGCGGCCGCCGGCGACCTCGCCGAGGAGGGCAAGTCCGGGACGACGCTGTCCGTCCTGACGATGGCGTTCGGCTTCGGAACGGCCGTCGGCCCGCTGGCATCCGGGGTGTTGTTCGGCTACGGCTTCGTCGTCCCGTTCGCCTTCGGCGCCGTCCTCGCGGTCGCGGCGCTCGTCCTCGTGGCCACGCAGGTCGAGGAGACCCTCGACGGGGCCCGGTTTTCGACGTTCGTCCCGGGCGAAGACTGA
- a CDS encoding S9 family peptidase: MYDIERYLSVRSAFGASFGPEGTLAFRMDTTGTPQVWTVEEPGGWPDQRTFYDERVTFASFSPERRELAFGMDEGGDERQQLYRLDPDGTVRNLTRADAKHRWGGWSHDGDRFAFASNRREEAVFDVYAQGREETGDDADLLLEGDGWLSLGGWSPDDDRLLVHEAYSSFDHDVSALDVETGETTHLTDHGDDEIRYSSLSWGPDGEGVYCCTDLDADTLYLARLDAESGDIETVETGGEWNLDGVALDDETGRLVYSRNVDGYTELTVGELAGATEIETHPDPDVPAGVAGGVSFDDGAERFALTVTTDTDNTNVHVVDVETGAAERWTDASTAAIPPETFVASESVGYETFDGREIPAFYAVPDDSPDGRTPVIVDVHGGPESQRRPSFSPLKQYFLAHGYAVFEPNVRGSTGYGRSYTHLDDIENRMDAVADLEAAVEWLRDRPEVDPDRIVAKGGSYGGFMVLAALTEYPELWAAGVDIVGIANFVTFLENTGSWRRELREAEYGSLADDREFLESISPINSIENIEAPLYVLHGANDPRVPVGEAEQIAEKAADQGVPVRKRIFEDEGHGISKLENRIEAYADIVEFLDEHV; this comes from the coding sequence GTGTACGACATCGAGCGGTACCTGAGCGTACGGAGCGCCTTCGGCGCCTCGTTCGGCCCGGAGGGGACGCTGGCGTTCCGCATGGACACGACGGGGACGCCGCAGGTGTGGACCGTCGAGGAACCCGGCGGCTGGCCCGACCAGCGGACCTTCTACGACGAACGGGTCACCTTCGCCTCCTTCTCGCCCGAGCGTCGGGAACTGGCCTTCGGGATGGACGAGGGCGGCGACGAGCGCCAGCAACTGTACCGGCTGGACCCCGACGGCACCGTCAGGAACCTCACGAGGGCGGACGCCAAGCACCGGTGGGGCGGGTGGAGCCACGACGGCGACCGGTTCGCGTTCGCCTCGAACCGCCGCGAGGAGGCCGTCTTCGACGTCTACGCCCAGGGCCGCGAGGAGACCGGCGACGACGCCGACCTGCTGCTCGAGGGCGACGGCTGGCTCTCGCTCGGCGGTTGGAGCCCCGACGACGACCGACTGCTCGTCCACGAGGCGTACTCCAGTTTCGACCACGACGTCTCCGCCCTCGACGTCGAGACGGGCGAGACGACACACCTGACCGACCACGGCGACGACGAGATTCGGTACAGTAGCCTCTCGTGGGGGCCGGACGGCGAGGGCGTCTACTGCTGTACGGACCTGGACGCCGACACGCTGTATCTCGCCCGCCTCGACGCCGAGAGCGGCGACATCGAGACCGTCGAGACGGGCGGGGAGTGGAACCTCGACGGCGTCGCCCTGGACGACGAGACCGGGCGGCTGGTCTACTCGCGGAACGTCGACGGCTACACCGAGTTGACGGTCGGCGAACTGGCGGGTGCGACCGAAATAGAGACCCACCCCGACCCGGACGTGCCGGCCGGCGTCGCCGGCGGCGTGAGTTTCGACGACGGCGCCGAGCGGTTCGCCCTCACCGTCACGACCGACACCGACAACACCAACGTCCACGTCGTCGACGTCGAGACGGGCGCGGCCGAGCGGTGGACCGACGCCTCGACGGCCGCGATTCCGCCGGAGACGTTCGTCGCCTCCGAGTCGGTCGGCTACGAGACGTTCGACGGCCGCGAAATCCCGGCGTTCTACGCGGTGCCGGACGACTCGCCGGATGGTAGAACGCCGGTCATCGTCGACGTCCACGGCGGTCCCGAGAGCCAGCGGCGGCCCTCCTTCTCGCCGCTGAAGCAGTACTTCCTCGCGCACGGCTACGCGGTCTTCGAGCCGAACGTCCGGGGGTCGACCGGCTACGGCCGCTCGTACACCCACCTCGACGATATCGAAAATCGGATGGACGCCGTCGCCGACCTGGAGGCCGCCGTCGAGTGGCTCCGCGACCGCCCCGAGGTCGACCCAGACCGCATCGTCGCCAAGGGCGGCTCCTACGGCGGGTTCATGGTGCTGGCGGCGCTCACGGAGTACCCCGAGTTGTGGGCCGCCGGCGTCGACATCGTCGGCATCGCCAACTTCGTCACCTTCCTCGAGAACACCGGCTCCTGGCGCCGAGAGCTACGGGAGGCGGAGTACGGCTCGCTGGCCGACGACCGGGAGTTCCTCGAGTCCATCTCGCCGATAAACAGCATCGAGAACATCGAGGCGCCGCTGTACGTGCTTCACGGGGCCAACGACCCTCGCGTCCCGGTCGGCGAGGCCGAACAGATCGCCGAGAAAGCCGCCGACCAGGGCGTCCCCGTCCGCAAGCGCATCTTCGAGGACGAGGGTCACGGCATCTCGAAGCTCGAAAACAGGATCGAGGCCTACGCCGACATCGTCGAGTTCCTCGACGAGCACGTCTGA
- a CDS encoding lipopolysaccharide biosynthesis protein — protein MRRDRAESVPEEEREALVRIAHGAVVTSAGVSGQRVLTTAVEVVLARGLGPAAYGVYALAWRIAQLLATLVTFGSVPTLQRYLPAYRDDPDRRAVVAGLAYATTVTFGLLMAAGIWVAAPWLDDLTVGRPSFVSTMRVFGALVGLLGVVTVGAAIFRAVGAARGEVTFNKLLRPAARLVGAVAALWAGYSVVGVAGGILVCTGVLAVAVVPLAARTTGITPTFRGARGEARRFFDHAAPVAMSSLGSIFQNRIDVLLVGALLSAAAAGVYNAVLVLVTVAWIPLLSFNQLLPPVASDLHADGRVETLDAVYSSVTRLIVTTVVPILAVLLVYGRALLAVFGPTFTQGYVPLVVYLGGVFVGSAVGATGWLLMMTDHQYARMALDWLLAALNVGLTYAFVLRFGLAGAALGTSLAIAIQNWIQVLLLRRFEGLWPFDRSFLTPVAAGTVALAGMWAVRLVVPGLAAVPVGVLAGLVLYVAVLDVLGVDPRDRLVIRELADRYASGLRPGRL, from the coding sequence GTGCGTCGAGATCGTGCGGAGTCGGTCCCCGAGGAGGAGCGTGAAGCACTGGTACGGATAGCTCACGGTGCCGTCGTCACCTCTGCCGGCGTCTCCGGGCAGCGCGTCCTGACGACGGCGGTGGAGGTCGTCCTCGCGCGCGGCCTCGGCCCCGCCGCGTACGGGGTCTACGCGCTGGCGTGGCGCATCGCCCAGCTGCTCGCCACGCTCGTCACGTTCGGCAGCGTCCCCACACTCCAGCGGTATCTCCCGGCCTACCGTGACGACCCGGATCGGCGTGCCGTCGTCGCGGGGCTGGCCTACGCGACGACGGTAACGTTCGGCCTCCTGATGGCCGCCGGTATCTGGGTCGCCGCACCGTGGCTCGACGACCTCACCGTGGGCCGGCCGTCGTTCGTGTCGACGATGCGCGTCTTTGGGGCCCTCGTCGGCCTGCTCGGCGTCGTCACGGTCGGTGCCGCCATCTTCCGGGCGGTCGGCGCGGCCCGCGGCGAGGTGACGTTCAACAAACTCCTCCGACCGGCGGCCCGCCTCGTCGGCGCGGTCGCGGCGCTGTGGGCTGGCTACTCGGTCGTCGGGGTCGCGGGCGGCATCCTCGTCTGTACCGGGGTACTCGCGGTCGCCGTCGTTCCGCTCGCCGCCCGGACGACGGGCATCACGCCGACGTTTCGCGGCGCGCGAGGGGAGGCGCGACGGTTCTTCGACCACGCCGCACCGGTCGCCATGAGCAGTCTCGGGAGTATTTTCCAGAACCGGATCGATGTCCTCCTCGTCGGTGCGCTGCTTTCGGCCGCCGCTGCCGGTGTCTACAACGCGGTTCTCGTGTTGGTGACCGTCGCCTGGATACCGTTGCTGTCGTTCAATCAGTTGTTGCCACCGGTCGCCTCCGACCTCCACGCCGACGGGCGGGTCGAGACGCTGGACGCCGTCTACTCGTCGGTGACGCGGCTGATCGTCACGACGGTCGTCCCGATACTGGCCGTCCTCCTCGTGTACGGACGGGCGTTGCTGGCCGTCTTCGGCCCGACGTTCACCCAGGGGTACGTCCCGCTCGTCGTCTACCTCGGGGGCGTGTTCGTCGGGAGTGCCGTCGGCGCGACGGGGTGGCTCCTCATGATGACCGACCACCAGTACGCACGGATGGCGCTGGACTGGCTGCTCGCGGCCCTCAACGTCGGGCTGACGTACGCGTTCGTCCTCCGGTTCGGTCTCGCGGGTGCGGCCCTCGGGACCTCGCTCGCCATCGCCATCCAGAACTGGATTCAGGTCCTGCTGTTGCGTCGGTTCGAGGGACTGTGGCCCTTCGATAGGTCCTTTCTCACCCCGGTGGCGGCGGGTACCGTCGCGCTCGCGGGTATGTGGGCGGTTCGGCTCGTCGTTCCCGGGTTAGCGGCCGTCCCCGTCGGCGTCCTCGCCGGACTGGTCCTGTACGTGGCTGTCCTCGACGTCCTCGGCGTCGACCCGCGGGACCGACTCGTCATCCGCGAGCTCGCCGACAGGTACGCCAGCGGCCTTCGCCCCGGTCGGCTGTAG
- a CDS encoding AMP-binding protein, which produces MESLEEFDEVVYEPDEAFVESTNVHAFMQEYGIDDYEELIERTTSEVEWFWDELPDYLGIEWYEPYDAVRDDTDGPQFTDWYPGGELNVAHNTVDRHAARDEERRNKVACIWEGEDGETRDFTYHELARTSNQVASYLESVGVETGDTVALYMPMVPEVISILYGCFKAGAIAVPIFSGFGVEATATRIEDPEADVLFTADGFYRRGSQVTLKDTADEAIDEADHDVTDVVVYRRFEDGDPDMTDGRDVYWSDSVAEADDDYETKELDASDESMLLYSSGTTGTPKGIVHTHAGAQMQAAKEVYFGFDLKPSDRFFWVSDVGWMMGPWTLIGTHTFGGTMVMYEGAPDHPEPDRFWKLIDRHDVTQFGISPTAIRALRKQGDEWVDGHDLSSLRLLGSTGEPWDPESWMWFYEEVGGGDTPIINISGGTEIFGCFLMPLPNQPLKPCTLGGPGLGMDIDIVDETGRSIKDDNERGYLVARDSCPSMTKSLWSGDERYLHEYWSSFEDPPMWDHGDWAQKDEDGFWYLHGRADDALNVAGRKVGPAEIEGALIEHEAVNQAAAVGVPDDTTGTAVVTYVVLEPGYEETDELREQLREKVGEEHGKPFRPREVLFVDEFPKTQSGKIIRRAIEATYTGEDLGDMSSIENPEALEEVENAR; this is translated from the coding sequence GCATCGACGACTACGAGGAACTTATCGAGCGGACGACGTCGGAGGTGGAGTGGTTCTGGGACGAACTCCCCGACTACCTGGGAATCGAGTGGTACGAGCCCTACGACGCGGTCCGGGACGACACCGACGGCCCGCAGTTCACGGACTGGTACCCCGGCGGCGAGTTGAACGTCGCCCACAACACCGTCGACCGCCACGCGGCCCGCGACGAGGAGCGCCGCAACAAGGTCGCCTGCATCTGGGAGGGCGAGGACGGCGAGACGCGGGACTTCACCTACCACGAACTCGCCCGCACGTCGAACCAGGTGGCCAGCTACCTCGAGTCGGTCGGCGTCGAGACCGGCGACACCGTCGCGCTGTACATGCCGATGGTGCCGGAGGTCATCTCCATCCTCTACGGCTGTTTCAAGGCCGGCGCCATCGCGGTTCCCATCTTCTCCGGGTTCGGCGTCGAGGCAACCGCCACCCGCATCGAGGACCCCGAGGCCGACGTGCTGTTCACCGCCGACGGCTTCTATCGGCGCGGCTCGCAGGTCACCCTGAAGGACACCGCCGACGAGGCCATCGACGAGGCCGACCACGACGTGACCGACGTGGTCGTCTACCGGCGCTTCGAGGACGGCGACCCCGACATGACCGACGGCCGGGACGTCTACTGGTCGGACTCCGTCGCCGAGGCCGACGACGACTACGAGACGAAGGAACTCGACGCCTCGGACGAGTCGATGCTCCTCTATTCGTCGGGCACGACCGGCACGCCGAAGGGCATCGTCCACACCCACGCCGGTGCCCAGATGCAGGCCGCAAAGGAGGTGTACTTCGGCTTCGACCTCAAGCCCTCCGACCGGTTCTTCTGGGTGTCGGATGTCGGCTGGATGATGGGGCCGTGGACGCTCATCGGTACCCACACCTTCGGCGGGACGATGGTGATGTACGAGGGCGCGCCGGACCACCCCGAGCCCGACCGGTTCTGGAAGCTGATCGACCGCCACGACGTCACCCAGTTCGGGATCTCCCCGACCGCCATCCGCGCGCTCCGCAAGCAGGGCGACGAGTGGGTCGATGGCCACGACCTCTCCTCGCTCCGGCTGCTGGGCTCCACCGGCGAGCCGTGGGACCCCGAATCCTGGATGTGGTTCTACGAGGAGGTCGGCGGCGGCGACACCCCCATCATCAACATCTCCGGCGGCACCGAGATATTCGGCTGCTTCCTGATGCCCCTGCCGAACCAGCCGCTGAAGCCCTGCACGCTGGGCGGTCCCGGCCTCGGGATGGACATCGACATCGTCGACGAGACGGGCCGCTCGATCAAGGACGACAACGAGCGCGGCTACCTCGTCGCCCGGGACTCCTGTCCCTCGATGACGAAGTCGCTGTGGAGCGGCGACGAGCGGTACCTCCACGAGTACTGGTCGAGCTTCGAGGACCCGCCGATGTGGGACCACGGCGACTGGGCCCAGAAGGACGAAGACGGCTTCTGGTACCTGCACGGTCGCGCCGACGACGCGCTGAACGTCGCCGGCCGGAAGGTCGGGCCCGCCGAGATCGAGGGCGCTCTCATCGAACACGAGGCGGTCAACCAGGCCGCCGCCGTCGGCGTCCCCGACGACACCACCGGCACGGCCGTCGTCACCTACGTCGTGCTGGAACCGGGCTACGAGGAGACGGACGAACTGCGCGAGCAACTGCGCGAGAAGGTCGGCGAGGAGCACGGCAAACCGTTCCGGCCCCGCGAGGTGCTGTTCGTCGACGAGTTCCCCAAGACGCAGTCGGGCAAGATCATCCGGCGGGCCATCGAGGCCACCTACACGGGCGAGGACCTCGGCGACATGTCCTCGATCGAGAACCCGGAGGCGCTCGAGGAAGTCGAGAACGCCCGGTAG